A window of the Brassica oleracea var. oleracea cultivar TO1000 chromosome C1, BOL, whole genome shotgun sequence genome harbors these coding sequences:
- the LOC106332214 gene encoding uncharacterized protein LOC106332214 gives MIKTRSQIHPLLRRRLGNGETTSFWVDNWSPFGNLQDFLGASTSRFGIPSTATVASLYDQDHWLLPPARSENQLAIQVHLTTVTLIDEQDHYEWEVAGKLVLGTALERFLTWLVMHNRCPTRDRLLQWGLEVDPKCLLCNSSNESRNHLFFDCSFGGIVWRSISDWCQLQFTTTWDALIDQLHAVRNRNLRRLTLLAFQGTIYWIWHERNSRLHNQTFKTTDIFISTIDKQLRNRIQSFRHSNTRASSAMSQLWFLRS, from the exons ATGATCAAGACAAGGAGCCAAATTCACCCACTACTCAGGAGACGGCTAGGGAATGGTGAAACTACAAGCTTCTGGGTTGACAACTGGTCGCCATTTGGTAACTTACAAGACTTCCTCGGTGCCTCTACTTCTCGCTTTGGCATCCCCAGTACTGCTACGGTTGCTTCGCTCTATGACCAAGATCATTGGCTTCTTCCTCCTGCAAGATCAGAGAATCAGTTAGCTATACAAGTTCATCTCACTACTGTCACCCTCATCGATGAACAAGACCATTACGAGTGGGAGGTGGCAGGAAAACTAGTTCTCGGTACAGCACTGGAGCG CTTCCTAACCTGGCTCGTCATGCATAACCGTTGTCCTACCCGAGATAGACTTCTTCAGTGGGGACTTGAAGTTGACCCCAAGTGTTTACTTTGCAACTCCAGTAATGAATCAAGAAATCACTTGTTCTTTGACTGCTCCTTCGGTGGGATCGTGTGGAGATCGATTTCAGATTGGTGTCAGTTGCAGTTCACCACTACTTGGGATGCCTTGATCGACCAATTGCATGCAGTGCGCAACAGGAATCTTCGCCGGCTAACACTTCTAGCGTTTCAGGGAACCATCTACTGGATTTGGCATGAGAGGAACTCAAGACTCCATAACCAAACCTTCAAAACCACTGACATTTTCATCTCCACCATAGACAAGCAGCTGCGGAATAGGATCCAGAGCTTTCGCCACTCCAACACTCGTGCTTCCTCAGCGATGTCTCAACTCTGGTTTCTCAGATCATAG